From Argopecten irradians isolate NY chromosome 2, Ai_NY, whole genome shotgun sequence, the proteins below share one genomic window:
- the LOC138315450 gene encoding uncharacterized protein, producing the protein MEKFTLVLSLILPILSVAMAQRKFVEVHNAYRAKESAKNMQEMTWVGAIKRNAYKVAKKCVWEHSSSDDRKITWRGQTTPTVVGENLMYTTGNQKLNVTKVLDLWYREKKDYNFRDNSCQDGKVCGHYKQVVWADSTKLGCSSVNCEPFYEIKNGAKVVKKPSATFVVCQYGPAGNIKGKKPYKKGKPCTACPMGTSCGQNDPVELCSVQMTKKQLLLDFLYQIQDMEEDSSDGV; encoded by the exons ATGGAGAAGTTTACATTAGTCCTGTCGCTCATTCTACCCATCCTTTCCGTAGCCATGGCACAAAGGAAATTTGTGGAAGTACACAATGCTTATCGAGCGAAGGAGAGCGCAAAAAACATGCAGgaaatg ACATGGGTTGGAGCTATAAAGAGGAATGCCTATAAGGTAGCAAAGAAGTGTGTCTGGGAGCACAGTTCCTCCGACGACAGAAAAATCACTTGGCGCGGTCAGACAACGCCCACTGTGGTCGGAGAAAACCTTATGTATACTACAG GAAATCAAAAACTGAATGTGACCAAAGTTCTTGACCTTTGGTACAGGGAGAAAAAGGACTATAACTTCCGAGACAATAGCTGTCAGGATGGGAAAGTGTGTGGCCACTACAAACAG GTCGTGTGGGCCGATTCAACCAAATTGGGATGTTCTTCAGTCAACTGCGAGCCTTTTTACGAAATTAAAAATGGGGCGAAAGTGGTGAAGAAACCCTCGGCAACATTTGTGGTGTGCCAGTATGGACCAGC TGGTAACATAAAAGGAAAGAAGCCCTATAAGAAAGGGAAACCATGTACGGCTTGTCCAATGGGCACCAGTTGTGGCCAGAATGATCCTGTGGAGCTATGTA GTGTACAAATGACCAAAAAACAACTGCTATTGgattttctctatcaaatacaAG ACATGGAAGAAGACAGCAGCGATGGAGTATAA